The genomic window ACCGTCATCTGTCATGAACTTCTCCTTTCTTTCGGGGGCTTTTTGGATGAATGGTTTTACGGTCTTTTCTTCCCATTCCTGCTCGGCCTTCTTAATCTCCTCAATCTTTTTTTTATCGAAGGTCATTAGTACCACCATAGGAGGATACGTTTTAAGCCTATAAAAATCTTTTACATACTCAAAGGTTTAGCTTTCCATTGGACATTTTATCCAGCCATTCAAAAAATAGAAAAGAGGCTCACTCCTTCCACTTGGGGTTGTCCTTGACGACAACCTTCCCGTTCTCTTCAACCACTATCTTAGAAAAGCCCTTTTCGGCGATTGTGCCATAATCGTGACCCGCATCTGCCGGGTATAGCGCGAGGAAGATAAACGGTTCATCACCGGTATTTACAGTCCTGTGGGCCCAGTATGGGGGAACGTAGGCTATTGTTCCGGGTTCCATTTCAATGAACCTTGCTTCTCCTTCAGGCGTTTGAAGCAGCATGCCCCCTTTACCCTTGAGGGCAAAGTAAACCTCTGCCCTGTCTATTTTTGCGTGGTAGTGACCTTTAGTCATGAAGAACTCATTTCCAACTTTGCCCGGGTAGAGAACAGTAGTTGCGAAGTTGAGGTCACCTTCCTTCTCTTCCTGCTCTATTGCGTAGACCTCGTAAACCACTGGGTCTCCTTCTTCGACCATTTTCTTCCAGGCTTCTTTGTCGACAAAGTAGCCTTTCAGGTCGCTTAGCCTCCTAACGCTTTTCTTCGCGTTCTCAATTGCCCCGGTCTCAAAATCAAGTTTAA from Thermococcus bergensis includes these protein-coding regions:
- the pgiA gene encoding glucose-6-phosphate isomerase, with product MKYKEPFGVKLDFETGAIENAKKSVRRLSDLKGYFVDKEAWKKMVEEGDPVVYEVYAIEQEEKEGDLNFATTVLYPGKVGNEFFMTKGHYHAKIDRAEVYFALKGKGGMLLQTPEGEARFIEMEPGTIAYVPPYWAHRTVNTGDEPFIFLALYPADAGHDYGTIAEKGFSKIVVEENGKVVVKDNPKWKE